The following coding sequences lie in one Saccharomyces mikatae IFO 1815 strain IFO1815 genome assembly, chromosome: 10 genomic window:
- the CCT5 gene encoding chaperonin-containing T-complex subunit CCT5 (similar to Saccharomyces cerevisiae CCT5 (YJR064W); ancestral locus Anc_1.513), producing MAARPQQPPMEMPDLSNAIVAQDEMGRPFIIVKDQGNKKRQHGLEAKKSHILAARSVASIIKTSLGPRGLDKILISPDGEITITNDGATILSQMELDNEIAKLLVQLSKSQDDEIGDGTTGVVVLASALLDQALELIQKGIHPIKIANGFDEAAKLAIAKLEETCDDISASNDELFRDFLLKAAKTSLGSKIVSKDHDRFAEMAVEAVINVMDKDRKDVDFDLIKMQGRVGGSISDSKLINGVILDKDFSHPQMPKCVLPKEGSDGVKLAILTCPFEPPKPKTKHKLDISSVEEYQKLQTYEQDKFKEMIEDVKKAGADVVVCQWGFDDEANHLLLQNDLPAVRWVGGQELEHIAISTSGRIVPRFQDLSKDKLGTCSRIYEQEFGTTKDRMLIIEQSKETKTVTCFVRGSNKMIVDEAERALHDSLCVVRNLVKDSRVVYGGGAAEVTMSLAVSEEADKQRGIDQYAFRGFSQALDTIPMTLAENSGLDPIGTLSTLKSKQLKEKISNTGVDCLGYGSNDMKELFVVDPFIGKKQQILLATQLCRMILKIDNVIISGKDEY from the coding sequence ATGGCTGCTCGTCCCCAACAACCTCCTATGGAAATGCCAGATTTGTCCAACGCCATTGTGGCACAAGATGAGATGGGCAGACCCTTTATTATTGTGAAGGATCAAGGTAACAAGAAGAGACAGCACGGATTAGAAGCCAAGAAATCACATATATTGGCTGCTAGATCGGTGGCTTCTATCATCAAAACTTCGTTGGGCCCTCGCGGATTAGATAAAATCTTGATTTCACCCGACGGTGAAATCACCATTACTAACGATGGTGCTACAATCCTGTCCCAGATGGAACTTGACAACGAGATTGCCAAATTGTTGGTACAACTGTCCAAATCccaagatgatgaaattggCGACGGTACTACAGGTGTCGTCGTCTTAGCAAGTGCATTGCTTGACCAGGCATTAGAGTTAATTCAAAAGGGTATACATCCGATCAAGATCGCCAATGGGTTTGACGAAGCTGCTAAACTAGCCATTGCcaaattggaagaaacaTGTGACGACATCTCTGCATCAAACGATGAGTTGTTCAGAGACTTTTTATTGAAGGCCGCCAAGACTTCTTTGGGCTCCAAAATTGTTTCTAAGGATCATGATAGATTTGCTGAAATGGCTGTCGAAGCCGTCATCAATGTCATGGATAAAGATCGTAAAGACGTAGACTTTGATTTGATTAAGATGCAAGGACGTGTTGGTGGATCCATTAGCGATTCCAAATTGATAAACGGTGTCATTTTAGATAAGGATTTTTCTCACCCGCAGATGCCTAAATGCGTTTTACCAAAGGAAGGTTCTGACGGCGTCAAACTGGCTATATTAACATGTCCATTTGAACCGCCCAAGCCAAAGACAAAGCATAAATTGGATATTTCTTCGGTAGAAGAATACCAAAAATTACAGACTTATGAACAAGATAAgttcaaagaaatgataGAGGATGTGAAGAAAGCAGGCGCAGATGTAGTTGTATGCCAATGGGGGTTTGACGATGAAGCCAACCATTTACTTCTACAGAACGATTTACCTGCAGTAAGATGGGTAGGTGGTCAAGAACTAGAACACATTGCTATTTCCACAAGCGGTCGTATTGTTCCAAGATTTCAAGATCTATCTAAAGATAAATTGGGCACGTGCTCCAGAATTTACGAGCAGGAGTTTGGTACCACCAAGGATCGTATGTTAATAATTGAACAAAGTAAAGAAACGAAAACTGTAACATGTTTTGTTCGCGGTTCCAATAAAATGATCGTGGATGAAGCTGAACGTGCATTACATGACTCCTTATGTGTAGTACGTAATTTGGTGAAAGATTCTCGTGTAGTTTACGGTGGAGGAGCTGCTGAAGTGACTATGTCGCTGGCTGTCTCCGAAGAGGCTGATAAGCAACGTGGTATTGATCAGTATGCATTCCGTGGATTTTCCCAAGCATTAGACACCATTCCGATGACTTTGGCTGAAAACTCCGGTCTTGATCCAATTGGAACTTTATCTACATTGAAAAGCAAACAactcaaagaaaagatctCCAACACCGGTGTCGATTGTTTAGGTTATGGGTCTAATGACATGAAGGAACTGTTTGTTGTTGATCCATTTATTGGTAAGAAGCAACAAATTCTTTTGGCTACTCAATTATGTAGGATGATTTTAAAAATCGATAATGTCATCATTAGCGGTAAAGATGAATATTAA
- the ARP3 gene encoding actin-related protein 3 (similar to Saccharomyces cerevisiae ARP3 (YJR065C); ancestral locus Anc_1.514), translated as MSYLNNPAVVMDNGTGLTKLGFAGNDSPSWVFPTAIATAAPSNTKKASGVGTSSAAGNEASYFGNSTSATNFNGATGGLLSNNLSGKRGTEDLDFYIGNEALVASQGPSYSLSYPIRHGQVENWDHMERFWENSIFKYLRTEPEDHFFLLTEPPLNPPENREQVAEIFFESFNCAGLYIAVQAVLALAASWTSSKVTDRSLTGTVIDSGDGVTHVIPVAEGYVIGSAIKNIPIAGRDITLFIQSLLRERGEADTSLRTAEKIKQEYCYVCPDIVKEFNKFDRDPSKFAQFVVENQEKTRRKVVDIGYERFLAPEIFFNPEIASSDFLTPLPTVVDQTIQACPIDVRKGLYNNIVLSGGSTMFKDFGRRLQRDLKSIVNNRIAQSELLSGTKSTGVDVSVISHRKQRNAVWFGGSLLAQTAEFKGYCHTKKDYEEYGPEIVRNFSLFNMV; from the coding sequence ATGTCGTACTTAAACAATCCTGCTGTTGTCATGGACAACGGTACTGGGCTGACCAAGCTCGGCTTCGCCGGTAATGATTCTCCCTCATGGGTGTTCCCCACTGCCATAGCCACAGCTGCACCTTCcaatacaaaaaaagcttCAGGCGTTGGTACTTCTTCAGCAGCTGGTAATGAGGCGTCTTATTTTGGTAATTCTACTTCTGCTACCAATTTCAACGGCGCAACAGGTGGATTGCTATCCAATAACTTGTCGGGTAAAAGAGGTACGGAGGATCTGGATTTTTATATCGGAAATGAGGCTTTGGTAGCATCGCAAGGGCCTTCTTACTCTTTGAGTTATCCAATTAGACATGGTCAAGTAGAGAACTGGGATCACATGGAGAGATTCTGGGAAAACTCTATTTTCAAGTATCTAAGAACAGAACCTGAAGATCACTTTTTCCTATTGACCGAACCACCACTGAATCCTCCCGAAAACAGGGAGCAAGTTGCTGAGATCTTTTTTGAATCGTTCAATTGTGCTGGTCTATATATTGCTGTGCAAGCAGTTTTGGCTCTGGCCGCTTCTTGGACCTCTTCGAAAGTTACGGATAGATCACTGACTGGTACTGTTATAGACTCTGGTGATGGTGTGACTCATGTCATTCCTGTGGCGGAAGGTTACGTTATTGGTTCTGCGATCAAGAATATTCCGATTGCCGGCAGAGACATCACGTTGTTCATCCAATCCTTGTTAAGAGAGCGTGGTGAGGCAGACACTTCCTTGAGAACCGCAGAAAAGATTAAGCAAGAGTATTGTTATGTCTGTCCAGATATTGTAAAGGAATTTAATAAGTTTGATAGAGATCCCTCCAAATTTGCTCAATTTGTGGTggaaaatcaagaaaagacaAGGAGAAAAGTTGTAGATATTGGTtatgaaagatttttagctccagaaattttcttcaatccCGAAATTGCATCATCTGACTTTTTGACACCTTTGCCCACGGTGGTAGATCAAACTATTCAGGCTTGTCCTATTGATGTCCGTAAAGGCTTATATAACAATATCGTACTATCAGGTGGATCGACCATGTTCAAGGATTTTGGACGTCGTTTACAAAGAGATTTGAAATCTATTGTAAATAACAGAATTGCGCAAAGTGAACTATTAAGCGGGACTAAATCAACTGGTGTAGATGTTTCCGTGATTTCCCATCGAAAGCAGAGAAACGCTGTTTGGTTTGGAGGTTCACTACTGGCACAAACCGCTGAATTCAAAGGTTATTGTCACACTAAAAAAGACTATGAGGAATATGGTCCGGAAATTGTTAGAAATTTCAGTCTTTTCAACATGGTTTGA
- the TOR1 gene encoding phosphatidylinositol kinase-related protein kinase TOR1 (similar to Saccharomyces cerevisiae TOR1 (YJR066W) and TOR2 (YKL203C); ancestral locus Anc_1.515), which produces MEAHEEPIWKSVVLKGANNDMDTDLNVPLAPSLNVNMNMKMKMNTSRNGNESGLSSSRFGGMIIGSNGDVNFKPILEKIFRELTSDFKEERKLASTSLFDLLISLEHELSIEEFQVVSNDINNKILELAHTKKTNTRVGAVLSIDTLISFFAFTEELPNETSRLASYLRGLIPSNDVEVMRLAAKTLGKLAVPGGTYTSDFVEFEIKSCLEWLTASTEKNSFSSSKPDHAKHAALLIITALAENCPYLLYQYLNSILDNIWRALRDSHLVIRIDASITLAKCLSTLRNRDPQLTSQWVQRLATSCEYGFQVNTLECVHASFLVYKEILFLKDSFLNQVFDQMCLNCIAYETHKAKMIREKIYEIVPLLASFNPQLFAGKYLHQIMDNYLEILTNTPAKKIPHLKDDKPQILVSIGDIAYEVGPDIAPYVKQILDYIEHDLQTKFKIRKKFEGEIFYCIGRLAMPLGPVLGKLLNRNILNLMFQCPLSDFMQETFQILTERIPSLGPKINDELLNLVCSTLSGTPFIQPGSPLVIPPFSKERAREWRNKSILQKTGESNDNNNDIKIIIQAFRMLRNIKNKFSLAEFVRIVALSYIEHTDPRVRKLAALTSCEIYVKDSICKQTSLHSLNTVSEVLSKLLVITVTDPLEDIRLDVLKNLNPCFDPQLAQPDNLKLLFTVLHDENFNIQSVAMELVGRLSSVNPAYVIPSIRKILLELLTKLKFSTSSREKEETASLLCTLIRSSKDVTKPYIEPLLNVLLPKFQDTSSTVASTALRTIGELSVVGGEDMKVYLKDLFPLIIKTFQDQSNSFKREAALKALGQLAASSGYVIDPLLDYPELLGILVNILKTENSQNIRRQTVTLIGILGAIDPYRQKEREVTSTTDISTEQNAPPIDIALLMQGMSPSNDEYYTTVVVHCLLKILKDPSLSSYHTAVIQAIMHIFQTLGLKCVSFLDQIIPTILDVMRTCSQSLLEFYFQQLRSLIIIVRQHIRPHVDSIFQAINDFSSVVKLQMTIVSVIEAILKALEGEFKRLIPLTLTLFHFILENDQSTEKVLSRRILRLLETFGPNLEGYSHLIIPKIVQMTEFASGGLQRSAIITIGKLAKDVDLFEMSSRIIHSLLRVLSSTATDDLPKVIMNTFSLLLLQMGTSFAIFIPVINEVLMRRHIQHTIYDDLTNRILNNDVLPTKILEATTTDNSPAEQMDTADTSVAKLPINQSVLKSAWNSGQQRTKEDWQEWSKRLSIQLLKESPSHALRACSNLASVYYPLAKELFNTAFACVWTELYSQYQEDLIESLCIALSSPLNPPEIHQTLLNLVEFMEHDDKALPIPTQNLGEYAERCHAYAKALHYKEIKFIKEPENSTIESLISINNQLNQTDAAIGILKHAQQHHSLQLKETWFEKLERWEDALNAYNEREKAGDNSIAVTLGKMRSLHALGEWEQLSQLAARKWKVAKLQTKKLIAPLAAGAAWGLGEWDMLEQYIGVMKSNSPDKEFFDAISYLHKNDYEDASKHILNARDLLVTEISALINESYNRAYSVIVRTQIITEFEEIIKYKQLSPNSEKKLHYQKLWTKRLLGCQKNVDLWQRVLRVRSLVIKPKQDLQIWIKFANLCRKSGRMRLAKKALNMLLEGGSDPNLPNTAKAPPPVVYAQLKYIWATGAYKEALHHLIGFTSRLAHDLGLDPNNMIAQSVKLSSASTAPYVEEYTKLLARCFLKQGEWRIATQPNWRNTNPDAILGSYLLATHFDKNWYKAWHNWALANFEVISMVQEETKLNGNKNDDDDDTAVNNDPIRPDGSILGSGSLTINGNRYPLELIQRHVVPAIKGFFHSISLLESSCLQDTLRLLTLLFNFGGIKEASQAMYEGFNLMKIENWLEVLPQLISRIHQPDPTVSNSLLSLLSDLGKAHPQALVYPLTVAIKSESVSRQKAALSIIEKIRIHSPVLVNQAELVSHELIRVAVLWHELWYEGLEDASRQFFVEHNIEKMFATLEPLHKHLSNEPETLSEVSFQKSFGRDLNDAYEWLNNYKKSKDINNLNQAWDIYYNVFRKITRQIPQLQTLDLQHVSPQLLATHDLELAVPGTYFPGKPTIRIAKFEPMFSVISSKQRPRKFSIKGSDGKDYKYVLKGHEDIRQDSLVMQLFGLVNTLLKNDSECFKRHLDIQQYPAIPLSPKSGLLGWVPNSDTFHVLIREHRDAKKIPLNIEHWVMLQMAPDYENLTLLQKIEVFTYALDNTKGQDLYKILWLKSRSSETWLERRTTYTRSLAVMSMTGYILGLGDRHPSNLMLDRITGKVIHIDFGDCFEAAILREKYPEKVPFRLTRMLTYAMEVSGIEGSFRITCENVMRVLRDNKESLMAILEAFALDPLIHWGFDLPPQKLTEQTGIPLPIINPSELLRKGAITVEEAANMEAEQQNETRNARAMLVLRRITDKLTGNDIKRFKELDVPEQVDKLIQQATSIERLCQHYIGWCPFW; this is translated from the coding sequence ATGGAAGCGCATGAAGAGCCGATTTGGAAAAGTGTGGTGTTGAAAGGGGCTAATAACGATATGGACACGGACTTAAACGTGCCATTGGCACCGAGCTTGAATGTGAATATGAacatgaaaatgaagatgaatacGAGCAGGAATGGGAATGAGTCTGGGTTGAGTTCCAGTAGATTTGGTGGAATGATAATTGGTAGTAACGGGGATGTAAACTTCAAACCTAttctagaaaaaattttccgCGAATTGACCAGCGATTTTAAGGAGGAAAGGAAATTGGCTAGTACCTCATTATTTGATCTACTGATATCGTTGGAGCATGAGTTGTCGATAGAAGAGTTCCAAGTAGTTTCAAATGAcataaacaataaaattctGGAACTAGCTCATACGAAAAAGACGAACACTAGAGTGGGTGCTGTTCTATCCATAGACACCttaatttccttttttgcaTTTACTGAGGAATTACCCAATGAGACTTCACGGTTGGCAAGCTACCTCCGAGGATTAATACCTTCAAATGATGTAGAAGTAATGAGATTGGCTGCAAAGACTCTGGGTAAGTTGGCCGTTCCAGGAGGCACGTATACATCTGATTTTGTCGAATTCGAGATAAAATCTTGTCTCGAGTGGCTTACTGCTTccactgaaaaaaattcattctCCAGCTCGAAGCCAGACCATGCTAAACACGCAGCACTTTTGATTATAACAGCATTGGCAGAGAACTGCCCATACTTACTTTACCAATACTTGAATTCTATACTTGATAACATTTGGAGAGCGTTAAGAGACTCACATTTAGTGATCAGAATTGACGCCTCCATTACATTGGCCAAATGTCTCTCTACTCTACGAAATAGGGATCCTCAATTGACTAGTCAGTGGGTGCAAAGATTAGCTACAAGCTGTGAATACGGATTCCAGGTAAACACATTAGAATGCGTCCATGCGAGCTTTTTGGtttacaaagaaatattgtttttgaaggATTCCTTTTTAAATCAAGTGTTTGATCAAATGTGCCTAAATTGCATAGCTTATGAAACCCATAAAGCAAAAATGATAAGAGAGAAAATTTACGAAATTGTTCCTTTATTAGCATCATTCAATCCTCAATTATTTGCTGGCAAATATTTGCACCAAATCATGGACAACTACTTGGAGATTTTAACCAACACCCCAGCGAAAAAGATACCACATCTCAAAGATGACAAGCCGCAGATACTGGTATCGATTGGTGATATTGCATATGAAGTTGGGCCTGATATTGCACCTTACGTGAAACAGATTCTTGATTATATTGAACATGATTTACAgacaaaattcaaaatcagaaaaaaattcgaaGGTGAAATCTTCTACTGCATTGGAAGATTAGCAATGCCATTGGGCCCCGTTTTGGGCAAGTTACTGAACAGAAATATACTGAATCTGATGTTCCAGTGTCCTCTTTCTGATTTCATGCAAGAgacttttcaaatcttgaCTGAGAGAATACCTTCACTGGGTCCAAAAATAAACGATGAGCTTCTTAATTTAGTTTGTTCAACCTTATCAGGCACACCATTTATTCAACCGGGATCTCCACTAGTAATACCAccattttccaaagaaaGAGCGAGAGAATGgagaaataaaagtatTCTACAAAAAACTGGAGAGagcaatgataataataatgatataaaAATTATCATCCAAGCCTTTAGAATGTTaagaaatatcaaaaacaaattttcGTTAGCCGAGTTTGTGAGGATTGTTGCACTTTCTTACATTGAACATACAGATCCCAGGGTGAGGAAGTTAGCTGCGTTAACATCTTGTGAAATTTACGTCAAGGATAGTATTTGCAAACAAACATCGTTGCACTCCCTGAACACCGTATCAGAAGTATTATCGAAACTTCTAGTTATTACAGTTACAGACCCTTTAGAGGATATTCGATTAGACGTTCTAAAAAACCTAAATCCATGTTTTGATCCACAATTAGCCCAACCGGATAATTTGAAGCTCTTGTTTACTGTGTTGCATGACGAGAATTTTAACATTCAGTCGGTAGCAATGGAACTTGTTGGTAGGTTATCTTCCGTAAATCCTGCATATGTTATCCCATcaataagaaaaattctactGGAGCTGCTgacaaaattgaaattttcaaccTCCTCTCgagaaaaagaggaaactGCGAGTTTGCTATGTACTCTTATCAGATCAAGTAAGGATGTTACAAAACCGTATATCGAACCTCTTTTAAATGTACTTTTACCAAAATTTCAAGACACTTCCTCAACAGTTGCATCGACTGCACTGCGGACTATAGGTGAGCTCTCCGTTGTAGGAGGTGAAGATATGAAAGTATACCTTAAGGACTTGTTTCCTTTAATCataaaaacatttcaaGACCAATCAAACTCTTTTAAGAGAGAAGCTGCACTTAAGGCCCTAGGTCAACTTGCAGCCTCTTCTGGTTACGTCATAGATCCTTTACTTGACTATCCTGAATTATTGGGTATATTAgttaatattttgaagacgGAAAACTCTCAAAATATTAGAAGGCAGACGGTAACTTTGATAGGTATACTGGGTGCTATTGATCCATACCGTCAAAAGGAACGTGAAGTTACCTCCACAACTGATATATCGACAGAACAGAATGCCCCACCCATTGACATTGCTCTTCTAATGCAGGGTATGTCTCCGTCAAATGATGAGTACTACACCACTGTTGTTGTTCATTGCctattaaaaattttaaaagaCCCATCCTTATCATCGTATCATACTGCAGTAATTCAGGCAATAATGCATATTTTTCAGACACTGGGTCTAAAGTGTGTTTCGTTCTTGGACCAAATCATCCCAACTATTTTGGATGTAATGCGTACATGCTCTCAATCATTATTAGAGTTTTACTTCCAACAGCTTCGTTCTTTGATTATTATCGTGAGACAGCATATTAGGCCTCATGTAGATTCTATATTCCAAGCCATTAACGATTTTTCCTCGGTTGTTAAACTGCAGATGACAATCGTAAGTGTCATTGAGGCGATATTAAAGGCTTTGGAGGGTGAGTTTAAAAGATTGATTCCTCTCACTCTGacactttttcatttcattttggAGAATGACCAATCGACTGAAAAGGTTCTCTCCAGAAGGATATTAAGACTTTTAGAAACATTTGGTCCAAACCTAGAAGGTTACTCACATTTAATTATTCCGAAGATAGTCCAAATGACAGAATTTGCCAGCGGAGGCCTGCAAAGGTCTGCAATCATAACTATAGGCAAGCTAGCAAAAGATGTTGACCTTTTCGAAATGTCTTCAAGAATCATCCATTCTTTATTAAGGGTGCTGAGTTCCACAGCAACTGACGATCTTCCAAAAGTTATTATGAATACTTTCAGCTTATTGCTACTACAAATGGGCACATCTTTTGCTATCTTCATTCCTGTTATCAATGAGGTTTTAATGAGGAGGCATATCCAGCACACAATATATGATGATTTGACGAACAGAATATTAAACAATGATGTTCTTCCTACGAAAATCTTGGAAGCAACTACTACGGATAATTCACCTGCGGAACAAATGGATACAGCAGATACAAGTGTGGCGAAATTACCCATAAACCAATCAGTTTTGAAGAGCGCCTGGAATTCTGGCCAGCAAAGAACTAAAGAGGACTGGCAAGAATGGAGTAAGCGCCTATCCATTCAACTGTTGAAAGAATCCCCTTCCCATGCTTTAAGAGCTTGTTCAAATTTGGCGAGCGTGTACTATCCGTTAGCCAAAGAACTTTTCAATACAGCATTCGCGTGTGTCTGGACAGAGCTTTACAGTCAATATCAAGAAGATTTAATTGAGTCATTATGTATAGCCTTATCATCTCCCTTAAATCCACCGGAAATACACCAAACATTGCTAAACTTAGTAGAGTTTATGGAACATGACGACAAAGCACTACCTATTCCGACCCAAAACCTGGGCGAGTATGCCGAAAGATGTCATGCCTATGCCAAAGCTTTACATTATAAGGAAataaaatttatcaaagagCCTGAGAACTCTACTATCGAATCACTTATTAGTATTAATAATCAATTGAATCAAACGGATGCTGCCATTGGTATTTTGAAGCATGCTCAGCAACATCACTCACTCCAACTAAAAGAGACATGGTTTGAGAAATTAGAGCGTTGGGAAGATGCACTAAATGCTTATAATGAACGTGAAAAAGCAGGCGATAATTCTATAGCCGTTACCCTTGGTAAGATGAGATCCCTTCATGCTCTTGGCGAATGGGAGCAGCTATCACAACTAGCAGCTAGAAAGTGGAAGGTTGCGAAGTTACAAACCAAGAAACTAATAGCTCCTTTGGCTGCTGGTGCAGCATGGGGTTTAGGAGAGTGGGATATGCTTGAACAATACATTGGTGTTATGAAATCTAATTCTCCGGATAAGGAGTTTTTTGACGCAATATCGTATTTACACAAAAATGATTACGAGGACGCCAGTAAACATATACTAAATGCCAGAGATTTACTTGTCACTGAAATTTCCGCGTTAATCAATGAAAGTTATAATAGAGCCTATAGTGTTATTGTTAGAACCCAAATAATCACAGAATTTGAAGAGATCATCAAATATAAGCAGTTGTCACCTAATTCCGAGAAAAAGcttcattatcaaaagCTTTGGACCAAAAGATTGTTAGGttgtcaaaaaaatgttgaTTTATGGCAAAGAGTGCTTAGAGTAAGATCATTGGTAATCAAACCAAAACAAGATTTGCAAATATGGATCAAGTTTGCAAATTTGTGCAGAAAATCTGGTAGAATGAGACTAGCAAAAAAGGCCTTGAATATGCTGCTTGAAGGAGGTAGTGATCCCAATTTACCTAATACAGCCAAAGCTCCCCCACCTGTAGTTTACGCACAACTGAAGTACATTTGGGCTACAGGAGCTTACAAAGAAGCGTTGCACCACTTGATTGGATTCACATCCCGGTTAGCACATGATCTTGGTTTAGATCCAAACAATATGATCGCACAAAGCGTCAAACTATCAAGTGCAAGCACTGCTCCATATGTTGAAGAATACACAAAGTTACTGGCACGATGTTTCTTGAAGCAGGGTGAATGGAGGATAGCAACTCAGCCGAACTGGAGAAACACAAATCCGGATGCTATTCTTGGTTCCTATCTTTTGGCGACtcattttgataaaaattgGTACAAGGCATGGCATAATTGGGCCCTAGCTAATTTTGAAGTAATATCTATGgttcaagaagaaactaaaCTAAACGGAAACaagaatgatgatgatgatgacacGGCGGTTAATAATGATCCTATTCGGCCTGACGGCAGCATCTTAGGAAGCGGTTCATTAACCATAAATGGAAATAGATATCCATTAGAGCTCATTCAAAGGCACGTTGTTCCAGCTATCAAAGggttttttcattcaatatcTCTATTAGAGTCAAGTTGTTTACAAGACACGTTAAGATTATTAACTCTTCTATTCAACTTTGGTGGTATCAAAGAAGCTTCACAAGCAATGTATGAAGGTTTTAATTTAATGAAGATTGAAAATTGGCTAGAAGTGTTACCGCAGTTAATTTCACGTATACACCAGCCAGATCCTACAGTAAGTAATTCCCTTTTATCTTTGCTCTCTGACTTAGGAAAGGCTCACCCACAAGCGCTTGTGTATCCTTTAACTGTTGCAATCAAGTCTGAATCCGTTTCAAGACAAAAAGCAGCTCTTTCAATAATAGAGAAAATTAGGATCCATAGTCCAGTTCTAGTAAATCAGGCAGAATTAGTCAGTCATGAGTTAATCAGAGTAGCCGTTTTATGGCATGAATTATGGTACGAAGGCTTGGAAGATGCAAGTCgacaattttttgttgaacATAACATAGAAAAGATGTTCGCCACTTTGGAACCTTTACATAAACACCTGAGCAATGAGCCTGAAACTTTGAGTGAGGTATCGTTTCAGAAATCATTTGGTAGAGACTTGAACGACGCCTACGAATGGTTGAATAACTACAAAAAGTCTAAAGATATTAATAATTTAAATCAAGCTTGGGACATCTATTATAACGTCTTCAGAAAAATAACGCGTCAAATACCACAATTACAGACGTTGGATTTACAACATGTTTCACCGCAGCTTTTGGCTACCCATGATCTCGAACTAGCCGTTCCTGGAACATATTTTCCGGGAAAACCCACCATTAGAATTGCCAAATTTGAGCCAATGTTTTCTGTGATTTCTTCGAAGCAAAGACCGAGAAAGTTCTCTATCAAAGGTAGTGATGGGAAGGACTATAAGTATGTGTTGAAAGGGCATGAAGATATAAGACAAGATAGCCTTGTTATGCAATTGTTTGGTTTAGTTAACACCCTGCTGAAGAATGATTCAGAGTGTTTCAAGAGACATTTAGACATACAGCAGTACCCAGCTATTCCACTGTCACCTAAATCGGGGTTGCTGGGGTGGGTACCAAATAGCGACACGTTTCATGTTTTAATCAGAGAACATCGTGAtgccaaaaaaattccattgAATATTGAGCATTGGGTTATGTTACAAATGGCGCCTGATTATGAGAACTTGACtcttttgcaaaaaattgaagtatTCACATATGCTTTAGATAATACGAAGGGCCAGGATCTCTATAAAATACTATGGTTGAAGAGTAGGTCGTCAGAAACGTGGCTAGAACGTAGAACAACTTACACGAGATCTTTAGCTGTGATGTCGATGACTGGTTATATTCTGGGGTTAGGTGATCGTCATCCTAGCAACCTGATGTTAGATAGAATCACCGGTAAAGTTATCCACATTGATTTTGGCGATTGTTTTGAGGCCGCCATCTTAAGAGAAAAGTACCCAGAGAAGGTACCGTTTAGATTGACTAGGATGTTAACATACGCAATGGAAGTTAGCGGAATTGAAGGTAGTTTCCGAATTACGTGTGAGAATGTCATGAGAGTTTTAAGAGATAACAAAGAATCATTAATGGCAATCTTGGAAGCCTTTGCGCTCGATCCTTTAATCCACTGGGGCTTTGACTTGCCTCCACAAAAACTTACTGAGCAAACTGGAATTCCTTTGCCAATAATAAACCCTAGCGAACTTTTAAGAAAAGGGGCTATTACCGTGGAAGAAGCAGCAAACATGGAGGCGgaacaacaaaatgaaaCTAGAAATGCTAGGGCAATGCTTGTTTTAAGACGTATTACAGACAAGCTGACAGGTAACGATATCAAGagattcaaagaattagaTGTTCCTGAACAGGTTGATAAACTAATCCAACAAGCAACTTCTATTGAAAGACTATGTCAGCATTACATTGGCTGGTGTCCATTTTGGTGA
- the YAE1 gene encoding Yae1p (similar to Saccharomyces cerevisiae YAE1 (YJR067C); ancestral locus Anc_1.516) — MLNTWGDVWASDSDIETEGSQDLVKLREKHNKRGYLDGIVSSKEEKLQEGFNDGFPTGAKLGRQVGAIMGILLGLCTRFGNEDEELSKAYLDAQKELRINKVLSKSIFDQNFDLQKKHPLITKWTDIANIYCEKYHVSPV, encoded by the coding sequence ATGTTAAATACTTGGGGTGATGTATGGGCATCAGATAGCGATATTGAAACTGAAGGATCTCAAGATTTAGTGAAACTAAGAGAAAAGCATAACAAAAGAGGTTATTTAGACGGAATAGTGAGttccaaagaagagaagctGCAAGAAGGTTTCAATGATGGTTTTCCCACTGGCGCCAAGTTGGGAAGACAAGTTGGTGCAATTATGGGTATTTTACTTGGTCTATGCACACGTTTTGGcaatgaagacgaagagCTCAGTAAGGCATACCTCGACGCTCAGAAAGAATTACGTATTAATAAGGTGCTTAGCAAGTCAATATTTGATCAAAACTTCgatttgcaaaaaaaacatcCACTAATAACAAAATGGACAGATATTGCTAATATTTATTGTGAAAAGTACCATGTATCTCCTGTTTAA